The proteins below come from a single Fibrobacter sp. genomic window:
- the recO gene encoding DNA repair protein RecO, whose translation MIKTRAIVLHRFPYSDSSWIVKVLAEESGIVSFIVKGGKRKDSPFKGALDPLSLSEIVYRENPNTELQFLKEASVIEWHPHLRENLLDSAKAQVMTEIVLRYAPAGVPLEGEFALLENALREFDTAGNSPEQGSTSLSPEQDAANYSPGQDAAPSVSAGGTSGVFARWLLDTCELWGYHLDISTCSRCGKTLTEPAADFHPETGGFTCTACIGVETARAKPETRAGFWALRTGNEPATPEYVENALLAYLRNHVGFMREINSLKFLNETRKLFPSG comes from the coding sequence ATGATAAAAACCCGCGCCATCGTCCTGCACCGATTCCCTTACAGCGATTCCAGCTGGATCGTGAAGGTGCTCGCCGAAGAGAGCGGCATCGTCTCGTTTATAGTCAAGGGCGGCAAGCGCAAGGACAGCCCCTTCAAGGGCGCCCTCGACCCGCTTTCGCTCAGCGAGATTGTCTACCGCGAAAACCCGAATACGGAACTGCAGTTCCTCAAGGAAGCGAGCGTCATCGAATGGCACCCGCACCTCCGGGAGAACTTGCTCGACTCTGCCAAGGCGCAGGTCATGACCGAAATCGTATTGCGGTACGCGCCCGCGGGTGTCCCGCTGGAAGGGGAATTCGCCCTGCTGGAAAACGCACTCCGGGAATTCGATACTGCGGGCAATTCTCCCGAACAAGGCTCCACAAGTTTATCGCCGGAACAAGATGCCGCAAATTATTCTCCTGGGCAAGATGCCGCGCCCTCCGTATCCGCAGGTGGCACTTCCGGTGTTTTCGCCCGCTGGCTTCTAGATACCTGCGAACTCTGGGGCTACCACCTCGACATTTCTACATGCAGCCGCTGCGGAAAAACGCTCACGGAACCCGCCGCCGATTTCCATCCGGAAACGGGAGGCTTCACATGCACCGCATGCATCGGCGTCGAGACCGCCCGCGCAAAGCCCGAGACGCGTGCCGGCTTCTGGGCGCTCCGCACCGGCAACGAACCCGCGACTCCGGAATATGTAGAGAACGCGCTCCTCGCCTACCTGCGGAACCATGTCGGGTTCATGCGCGAAATAAACTCGCTCAAGTTTCTAAATGAAACACGGAAATTGTTCCCGAGTGGCTAA
- the panB gene encoding 3-methyl-2-oxobutanoate hydroxymethyltransferase produces MLTAEDIRALKGTGRKVSMITAYDFAFAQMAEAAGVDQILVGDSLANTMLGYKSTREIGMNEMQIFVAAVCRGAPNTHVVADMPYLSDKDPQTAYDNAKRFIDLGAASVKLEGTPEGVIEYLRSKDIPVCAHLGLLPQTAENFKQKGKTEEEARAIEEAAKFVDSLGCFETVLEHIPEELGKKITSEVNCVTIGIGGGKFTDGHVLVMHDALGMHPRKLPPFATKFVDMYSLGVEGMRKYVESVRNESP; encoded by the coding sequence ATGCTTACAGCAGAAGACATCCGCGCCTTGAAGGGCACGGGCAGGAAAGTTTCGATGATCACGGCTTACGACTTCGCGTTCGCCCAGATGGCGGAAGCTGCCGGAGTCGACCAGATTCTCGTGGGCGACAGCCTCGCAAACACGATGCTCGGTTACAAGAGCACCCGAGAAATCGGCATGAACGAAATGCAAATCTTTGTGGCGGCCGTCTGCCGCGGCGCACCCAACACGCACGTAGTCGCCGACATGCCCTACCTGAGCGACAAGGATCCGCAAACGGCATACGATAACGCAAAGCGATTCATAGACTTAGGCGCAGCAAGCGTCAAGCTCGAAGGCACTCCCGAGGGCGTCATCGAATACCTCCGCAGCAAGGACATTCCCGTCTGTGCGCACCTGGGACTTTTGCCGCAGACCGCCGAGAACTTCAAGCAGAAAGGCAAAACCGAAGAAGAAGCCCGCGCCATCGAGGAAGCGGCCAAGTTTGTGGACAGCCTCGGCTGTTTCGAGACTGTACTCGAGCACATTCCCGAAGAACTCGGCAAGAAGATTACCAGCGAAGTGAATTGCGTCACCATCGGTATCGGCGGTGGCAAATTCACCGACGGACACGTGCTCGTGATGCACGACGCGCTCGGAATGCATCCGCGCAAGCTTCCTCCGTTCGCTACAAAATTTGTCGACATGTACTCTCTCGGCGTCGAAGGCATGCGCAAATACGTGGAGAGCGTGAGAAACGAATCGCCTTAA
- a CDS encoding phosphatase — MANKLLATIDIGSMSCIMLIAAFEDAPATPAPAPASAENAETEAAPATEPRKILVPKLQKIKICKLGEDIYEHGRITEKKIQELVDVMTSFRMDLHALGADIQAVAMTEAMRRAENQEEVIDAVEKALWFRPRIISGEEEGKLTYRSVKEWHGEGIVTIDIGGGSTELSNGETTFSIPVGALKMFKAMGPIPGPEYKKFVKETFKEVSFKGMTKKPVYLIGGTGTALAMVFLDKQKFDYKAIEGLEMSIADLDAVTTRISNLSKELRAMLPGLENGRSDVIICGLFWLKSLLEKLRVERFFISTAGIRFGLLYPPEPEPEAKPKAKRTPPWLKKKAEEENSAEESDDQ, encoded by the coding sequence ATGGCTAACAAGCTACTCGCCACCATCGACATCGGCAGCATGAGCTGCATCATGCTCATCGCCGCGTTCGAAGATGCGCCAGCGACACCCGCTCCGGCACCTGCTTCGGCTGAAAATGCAGAGACCGAGGCTGCGCCGGCAACCGAACCGCGCAAGATTCTGGTCCCGAAGCTCCAGAAAATCAAGATTTGCAAACTCGGCGAAGACATCTACGAACACGGTCGCATTACCGAGAAGAAAATTCAGGAACTTGTCGACGTGATGACATCGTTCCGCATGGACTTGCACGCACTCGGCGCCGACATCCAGGCAGTCGCCATGACCGAAGCCATGCGCAGGGCTGAAAACCAGGAAGAAGTCATCGACGCGGTCGAAAAAGCGCTCTGGTTCCGCCCGCGAATCATCAGCGGCGAAGAAGAAGGCAAACTCACCTACCGTTCCGTCAAAGAATGGCACGGCGAAGGCATCGTCACCATCGACATCGGCGGCGGTTCGACAGAACTCAGCAACGGCGAGACCACATTCTCGATTCCCGTTGGCGCGCTCAAGATGTTCAAGGCGATGGGCCCCATTCCCGGACCCGAATACAAGAAGTTCGTGAAGGAAACCTTCAAGGAAGTGAGCTTCAAGGGCATGACCAAGAAGCCCGTCTACCTTATCGGCGGTACGGGAACGGCGCTCGCCATGGTATTTTTGGACAAGCAGAAGTTCGACTACAAGGCCATCGAAGGGCTCGAGATGAGCATCGCTGACCTCGACGCCGTCACCACGCGCATTTCGAACCTCTCGAAGGAACTCCGCGCGATGCTCCCGGGTCTCGAAAACGGGCGCAGCGACGTCATCATCTGCGGACTTTTCTGGCTGAAGTCGCTCTTGGAAAAGTTGCGCGTCGAAAGATTCTTCATCAGCACCGCGGGCATCCGCTTCGGGCTGCTGTACCCGCCGGAACCCGAGCCGGAAGCAAAACCGAAGGCGAAAAGAACTCCGCCCTGGCTGAAAAAGAAAGCCGAAGAAGAAAATTCCGCCGAAGAAAGCGACGACCAGTAA
- a CDS encoding class I SAM-dependent methyltransferase produces MKNLLKTANEKRAPLFDVTDAYRIVNGAADGFPGMTLDRFGDRFQVQFFGPEMLSRRRELVDAVASQFNPACIVVKERLSRAGKSLENAPMEIALGTREDAVGTVREGNARFHVDLLDTVNPGLFLDMRHVRLEVEDRFRAMTGGQFNAGAVQAGEPFNANDKRPAQSSADINGPRFLNLFSYTCSFSVHARLGGAAVATNADISGKILDKGRENYALNGLDLRPGEFFRGNALEYVRWACKKGLKFDGIVLDPPSFARFKGFNFNVREHLMPLVSECAQILNPRGFFMVSSNYSEFALDSFARDVLDAVKSVHEKARTAWKRRQDIDFVGSGSTKDSCLVATLVEV; encoded by the coding sequence ATGAAGAATTTACTCAAGACTGCAAATGAAAAACGCGCACCTCTGTTCGATGTGACAGACGCTTACCGCATTGTGAACGGAGCCGCCGACGGATTTCCGGGCATGACGCTCGACAGGTTCGGCGACCGCTTTCAGGTGCAGTTCTTCGGGCCGGAGATGCTCTCGCGTCGCCGTGAACTTGTAGATGCTGTGGCTTCGCAGTTCAATCCGGCGTGCATCGTGGTGAAGGAACGCCTCTCCCGCGCGGGAAAATCCTTGGAGAACGCTCCGATGGAAATTGCGCTCGGGACCCGCGAAGATGCCGTAGGTACTGTGCGCGAAGGCAACGCGCGCTTCCATGTGGACTTGCTCGATACCGTCAATCCGGGGCTGTTCCTCGATATGCGTCACGTGCGCCTCGAGGTGGAAGACCGCTTCCGCGCGATGACCGGCGGGCAGTTTAATGCCGGCGCTGTTCAAGCGGGCGAGCCGTTTAATGCAAACGATAAACGGCCCGCGCAGTCCTCCGCAGATATAAACGGTCCGCGTTTCCTCAACCTCTTCAGCTACACTTGCAGTTTTTCGGTACACGCGCGCCTCGGGGGCGCCGCAGTTGCGACGAACGCCGACATCAGCGGGAAGATTCTCGACAAGGGTCGCGAAAACTACGCGCTGAACGGTCTCGACCTGCGCCCCGGTGAATTTTTCCGCGGGAACGCGCTCGAGTATGTGCGCTGGGCATGCAAGAAGGGCCTCAAGTTCGACGGGATTGTTCTTGACCCGCCGAGTTTCGCGCGCTTCAAGGGTTTCAACTTCAACGTGCGCGAACACCTGATGCCGCTCGTGTCGGAATGTGCGCAGATTCTGAACCCGCGCGGGTTCTTCATGGTGAGTTCCAACTACAGCGAGTTCGCGCTCGACTCGTTCGCGCGCGACGTGCTTGATGCCGTCAAGTCCGTTCACGAAAAAGCCCGCACTGCTTGGAAGCGCAGGCAGGATATTGATTTTGTCGGCAGCGGATCCACGAAGGATTCTTGCCTCGTCGCGACTCTCGTGGAAGTATGA
- the nrdR gene encoding transcriptional regulator NrdR, protein MICPFCKTDNDKVVDSRVSGTAIRRRRECQACGRRFTTREYIEIQPLTVVKRNGEKEPFQREKLIRGIMNSCKKRPLSSEDIEQLATRVENALPVNDSFEVGYDKIGNLVMQELKKLDPVAYVRFASIYREFKEVGEFVDQIKSLDKA, encoded by the coding sequence ATGATTTGCCCTTTTTGCAAGACGGACAACGACAAGGTCGTCGATAGCCGCGTGAGCGGTACCGCAATTCGCAGGCGCCGCGAGTGCCAGGCGTGCGGTCGTCGTTTTACTACACGCGAGTATATTGAAATCCAGCCGTTGACGGTCGTCAAGCGCAATGGGGAAAAGGAACCCTTCCAACGGGAAAAACTTATTCGCGGTATCATGAACTCGTGCAAGAAGCGTCCGCTTTCGTCCGAGGATATTGAACAGCTCGCGACTCGAGTCGAAAACGCGCTTCCGGTCAACGATTCGTTCGAAGTGGGTTACGACAAAATAGGTAATCTCGTGATGCAGGAACTCAAGAAACTTGATCCTGTCGCCTACGTGCGGTTCGCTTCTATTTACCGCGAGTTCAAGGAAGTAGGCGAATTCGTGGACCAGATCAAGTCTCTGGATAAAGCTTGA
- a CDS encoding transketolase, with protein MQDSLVTKAADNVRILSAAMVQKAKSGHPGGAMGAADATTLLFAEFLRFDPDDPEWMGRDRFFMDPGHMSPLLYSELVLSGRLTLEDVKNFRQLGSRTPGHPELDVMLGIENSSGPLGIGHGIALGAAIAERFMVERFGSILEHKTVCLVSDGGLEEEIAYGVGRIAGHLKLSNLIFFYDANQVQLSCKTEDVMSHDFVKQYESWGFRVIECDGSNIADLRKAFKAAWAEKEKPTLVFGHTTMAKGAVAEDGKSYEGEVSTHGQPLNAAGASTAATVKNLGGNPDDPFQVFDDVKAAFEARAEELRKEVAEWKKAKAAWDKENAEKSATLNEWLSGKAPVLNLSTLPIKEGVATRVTSGTVLGYLAENFHNIICSSADLSNSDNTQAFLNKTGIFRPNDFKGAFVQVGVAELTMGAIMNGIALQKGLFPICATFFVFSDFMKPAIRMAALMGLPVKYVFTHDSFRVGEDGPTHQPIEHETQIRLLEGLTKENGKAEMLVLRPADAFETLAAWEMAFENNDSPTALILTRQVVNTLPGDNRYEAAKACRKGAYIVSDNTAAGKNPDLTLVANGSDVLLEHQAAELLRAEGKAVRVVSMISPALFLKQDKAYRDSIIVPWTPVFALSSGLPVLFDRVVGGFGKACGLERFGASAPAGVLEKEFGYVPEAVAAKAKEYLAEFAQNVAAFKKANA; from the coding sequence GTGCAAGACTCCCTAGTTACGAAAGCAGCTGACAACGTCCGAATCCTCTCTGCCGCGATGGTGCAGAAGGCCAAGTCCGGGCATCCGGGTGGTGCCATGGGCGCCGCCGACGCCACGACGCTTTTGTTTGCGGAATTCCTGCGCTTCGATCCGGACGATCCGGAATGGATGGGCCGTGACCGCTTCTTCATGGACCCGGGCCACATGAGCCCGCTCCTGTATTCCGAGCTCGTGCTCAGCGGTCGCCTCACTCTCGAAGACGTGAAGAACTTCCGCCAGCTTGGCAGTCGCACTCCGGGTCACCCCGAACTGGACGTGATGCTCGGCATCGAGAACTCCTCGGGTCCGCTCGGCATCGGCCACGGCATCGCTCTTGGCGCCGCCATCGCCGAACGCTTCATGGTGGAACGCTTCGGCTCCATCCTCGAGCACAAGACCGTCTGCCTCGTTTCTGACGGCGGTCTCGAAGAAGAAATCGCATACGGCGTGGGCCGTATCGCTGGCCACCTCAAGCTTTCTAACCTCATTTTCTTCTACGACGCGAACCAGGTGCAGCTGAGCTGCAAGACCGAAGACGTGATGAGCCACGACTTCGTGAAGCAGTACGAATCCTGGGGCTTCCGCGTTATCGAATGCGATGGCTCCAATATCGCCGACCTCCGCAAGGCGTTCAAGGCCGCTTGGGCCGAAAAGGAAAAGCCGACGCTCGTGTTCGGCCACACCACGATGGCCAAGGGCGCTGTTGCCGAAGACGGCAAGAGCTACGAAGGCGAAGTTTCTACGCACGGCCAGCCGCTCAACGCTGCCGGCGCTTCCACTGCCGCGACGGTCAAGAACCTCGGCGGTAACCCGGACGATCCGTTCCAGGTGTTCGACGACGTGAAGGCCGCTTTCGAAGCCCGCGCCGAAGAACTCCGCAAGGAAGTCGCCGAATGGAAGAAGGCCAAGGCCGCTTGGGACAAGGAAAACGCCGAAAAGTCCGCGACCCTCAATGAATGGCTCTCCGGCAAGGCTCCGGTGCTCAACCTTTCCACCCTCCCGATTAAGGAAGGTGTGGCTACCCGCGTTACGAGCGGTACGGTTCTCGGTTACCTCGCCGAAAACTTCCACAACATCATTTGCAGTTCCGCCGACCTCTCCAACTCCGACAACACGCAGGCGTTCCTCAACAAGACGGGCATCTTCCGTCCGAACGACTTCAAGGGCGCGTTTGTCCAGGTGGGCGTCGCAGAACTGACGATGGGCGCCATCATGAACGGCATCGCCCTGCAGAAGGGACTCTTCCCGATCTGCGCCACGTTCTTCGTGTTCAGCGACTTCATGAAGCCCGCTATCCGCATGGCCGCCCTCATGGGCCTCCCGGTCAAGTACGTGTTCACGCACGACAGCTTCCGCGTGGGCGAAGACGGCCCGACGCACCAGCCCATCGAACACGAAACTCAGATTCGTTTGCTCGAAGGCCTCACGAAGGAAAACGGCAAGGCCGAAATGCTCGTGCTCCGTCCGGCAGATGCATTCGAAACTCTCGCCGCCTGGGAAATGGCTTTCGAAAACAACGACAGCCCGACGGCCCTCATCCTCACGCGCCAGGTGGTGAACACGCTCCCCGGCGACAACCGCTACGAAGCGGCGAAGGCTTGCCGCAAGGGCGCCTACATCGTGAGCGACAATACCGCCGCTGGTAAGAACCCGGACCTCACCCTCGTGGCGAACGGTTCCGACGTGCTGCTGGAACACCAGGCCGCCGAACTTCTCCGTGCCGAAGGCAAGGCTGTGCGCGTGGTCTCCATGATCAGCCCGGCCCTCTTCCTCAAGCAGGACAAGGCCTACCGCGACAGCATCATTGTTCCGTGGACTCCGGTGTTCGCTCTTTCGAGCGGTCTCCCGGTGCTCTTCGACCGCGTGGTCGGTGGCTTCGGCAAGGCTTGCGGTCTGGAACGCTTCGGCGCTTCCGCTCCGGCCGGCGTGCTCGAGAAGGAATTCGGTTACGTGCCCGAGGCAGTCGCCGCGAAGGCCAAGGAATACCTTGCCGAATTTGCCCAGAACGTCGCTGCCTTCAAGAAGGCTAACGCTTAA